CAAAGCGGAGCAACACAAACGGTCGCTTTCCCTTACAAGAATACCTTACTCCAGAAAAGTATTCCGGAATACGCCGCCTGGTGCGTTTTGAATGCTCTGGCTACCGATAATGGATGACCGCATGATGAATAAAACTCTGACCAATATTCGCCATCGCCTGCTGGCTCTGGATACAGCTTCGGTATCAGATGCGCTGGATAGCATTTATATAGCCGGGGGTATTCAGGGCATTAAACCACAGGTAGCGGGGCATAAAATCGCCGGCCCGGCGTTCACGGTTCAGTATGAAGCTTATGAACCGGAGAAAAACACCTTTATGAACGCCGGAACCTATATTGACGAGGTACCGGAAGGAGCGGTTATTGTCGTTGATAATCAGGGCAGGAATGATTGCACCAGTTGGGGTAACATCCTGACCACTAAAGCGTTGCAGAAAAACATTGCGGGCACGGTAATCCACGGTTCTGCAAGGGACATCTCCGATATCCGTAAAATGAATTACCCGCTGTTTGCCGCGAATATTTTTATGGTTTCTGGCAAGAATCGGGCACGCATTAAGGCCGTGCAATGCGGGCTGAATATCAACGGCGTGAAGATAGAGCCTGGCGACTGGATTATGGGCGATGATAACGGGGTATTGGTGATACCGCGCGATAATCTAATGGAAGTGGTCTTACGCGCCGAAAATGTCGAAAAAACGGAACATCGGATCCTCAGCAACATCAGCGAAGGCACAAAGCTTGAAGATGCGCGCAATGCGCTGGGATACGCAGTTCCGTGGGAACTAAAGGGATGAGCCACTCTTTTTTTGCCTACTGGTCACCACGGCTTCGCTTTCTGGACGTTCATTATCATGCCAGCCCGGACAGCTACCGCCGGCGCTACACGGCGCTTGAGGCCGGGCAGCGCTATGCCAAACTGAAGGGCGGCGTAGTGTTGAAAAACCATCTGGGCAGCGTATCCGCTCTGGCCACGGCGCTGCAACATCAGGGGCTGCCGGTGTTTGGCTCAATTGTACTTAATGCCCTTGCCGGTGGGTTAAGTCTCAGTGCGGTAAAACAGGCACTAAGTCAGTATCAGTTCGATGCGGCTCCCCGGCTGCTGGTACACCTGCCAACGATTGTCCGCAGCGAGCACCGGAGCGCGTTAACGCGGACGTTCGCTAACAAATATGCTCGTGAAAATGCGCAGCAACCGTTATCTATTACCGATGACGATGGCAGAATTCGCCCCGATGTTGAGGCGCTGATCGAGTTTGCACGATATCACAATATCGTGCTTTCTTCAGGGCATGCGACGAAAGGGCAGACCTTACGCCTGATTGAGGCGGTGGAGAAAGCTGGCGGCTGTCGGTTAATGCTGAATCAACCGGCTAATCCCATCACCGGGTTTTCCGCTCGCGAACTCAGAGCGCTGGGGCACTATAGTTGGCTTTACATCGAACAATGCGCCCTCACCGTCTACCTTAAATACCAGACAGAAGAAGATATGTATGACGTGCTGTCGGGCGTTAACAATGTTGTGTACAGCTCCGATCTTGGTCAGCCGAGCCAGCCGAGCGTTGGCCACTGGCTGGCCGACAGTGAAGCCTGGTTTCACAACGCGGGGTTGGCGGACGATAAGATAGACGCGGTTAGGCGGCTCAACCCTCTCAGGATGTTGGATCCGCAACCGTCGCCAGATTAAGCGTGCGGATGAAGTCGATAAATGCCTGCTCCTTCGGAGAAGGTTTGGGATTAACATGCACCACATACATCGGGAGCGGGGGTGGCATAAACTCGTCGAGTACGGACACGATCTCGCCTGAGTTAATGCCGTCTCTCACGGTAAAGTCGGGCAGATAGACAATACCAAGACCGTTTTTTACCATTTGATAGAGATCCAGGCTGTTGCTCACTCTCGAGGTACAAGAAAGGCGAACTTCCGTTAACTCGCCTTCAATCATGAACTTCCACGAGCGGCAGTGGTTGTCAAAATGGAACAGACAGGTGTGGCTTTGCAATTCGTCCGGGTGGCCGGGCAGCCCGTAGCGCCGCACATAATCGGGTGCAACGCAGGCGTGTTTTCGCCAGTAGCCCAGCAGGGAATAGTAAAGGTTGCTGTCCGGCAGGGGGCCACACTGTAGCGCCAGGTCGAAGCCATGGCTAAACAACTCCATGCAGTGATTGCCGGTTACCGTTTCGAGCCTGAGCTGCGGGTACTGTTCGAAGAACTGACGGAGGTTAGGAATAATGTGCAAATGATTAATGGAATGGGGAATACCGACCTTCAGGCAGCCGCTGACTTCGGCATTAAAGCTTTTCACATCCCGCATGCAGGATTCATAGTCGTCAATAATCG
The sequence above is drawn from the Serratia symbiotica genome and encodes:
- a CDS encoding RraA family protein, yielding MMNKTLTNIRHRLLALDTASVSDALDSIYIAGGIQGIKPQVAGHKIAGPAFTVQYEAYEPEKNTFMNAGTYIDEVPEGAVIVVDNQGRNDCTSWGNILTTKALQKNIAGTVIHGSARDISDIRKMNYPLFAANIFMVSGKNRARIKAVQCGLNINGVKIEPGDWIMGDDNGVLVIPRDNLMEVVLRAENVEKTEHRILSNISEGTKLEDARNALGYAVPWELKG
- a CDS encoding DUF6282 family protein; protein product: MSHSFFAYWSPRLRFLDVHYHASPDSYRRRYTALEAGQRYAKLKGGVVLKNHLGSVSALATALQHQGLPVFGSIVLNALAGGLSLSAVKQALSQYQFDAAPRLLVHLPTIVRSEHRSALTRTFANKYARENAQQPLSITDDDGRIRPDVEALIEFARYHNIVLSSGHATKGQTLRLIEAVEKAGGCRLMLNQPANPITGFSARELRALGHYSWLYIEQCALTVYLKYQTEEDMYDVLSGVNNVVYSSDLGQPSQPSVGHWLADSEAWFHNAGLADDKIDAVRRLNPLRMLDPQPSPD
- a CDS encoding LysR family transcriptional regulator; translated protein: MEYMKAFRMVVECQGFRAAAIAMKISPAMVSRRIEKLEHELKIPLFKRNSRKVLLTTAGEQLYQRCVSIIDDYESCMRDVKSFNAEVSGCLKVGIPHSINHLHIIPNLRQFFEQYPQLRLETVTGNHCMELFSHGFDLALQCGPLPDSNLYYSLLGYWRKHACVAPDYVRRYGLPGHPDELQSHTCLFHFDNHCRSWKFMIEGELTEVRLSCTSRVSNSLDLYQMVKNGLGIVYLPDFTVRDGINSGEIVSVLDEFMPPPLPMYVVHVNPKPSPKEQAFIDFIRTLNLATVADPTS